In Zingiber officinale cultivar Zhangliang chromosome 8B, Zo_v1.1, whole genome shotgun sequence, a single genomic region encodes these proteins:
- the LOC122014245 gene encoding probable serine/threonine-protein kinase At1g01540 has translation MTDERSSIGSSQEAPQIYRFNLEEIECATQYFSEVNLLSKKSSFAATYKGILRDGTEVAVKRINKTSCKLEEAEFLMGLKALTLLRHENLVGLRGFCYSRARGECFLIYDFVANGSLSKYLDVKCDEIHKVLDWSVRVCIIKGIAKGMEYLHSDKPSKPSLLHQNMSSTKVLIDHHFNPLLSSSALHKLLADDAIFSSLKTSAAMGYLAPEYSTN, from the exons ATGACCGATGAGAGGAGCAGTATCGGGTCATCTCAAGAGGCTCCTCAGATCTATAGGTTTAACTTGGAGGAGATAGAATGTGCTACTCAGTACTTTTCGGAGGTGAATTTACTTAGCAAGAAAAGCAGCTTTGCGGCAACATACAAGGGGATACTACGCGATGGAACGGAGGTTGCAGTGAAGAGGATCAACAAGACTAGTTGCAAGTTAGAGGAAGCTGAGTTTCTCATGGGTTTGAAGGCATTGACATTGCTAAGGCATGAGAACCTAGTTGGATTAAGGGGCTTCTGTTATTCAAGAGCAAGAGGAGAGTGTTTCCTCATTTATGATTTTGTTGCAAATGGGAGTTTGTCGAAATATCTAGATGTCAAATGCGATGAGATTCACAAGGTCCTTGATTGGTCTGTAAGAGTTTGTATCATCAAAGGCATTGCTAAAG GTATGGAATATCTCCACAGCGACAAACCTAGCAAGCCCTCCTTGCTCCATCAAAACATGTCATCGACAAAAGTCCTCATTGACCACCATTTCAACCCCCTACTCTCCAGTTCTGCCCTGCACAAACTATTAGCAGACGATGCCATTTTCTCCTCTCTCAAAACAAGTGCTGCCATGGGCTACTTAGCCCCCGAGTACTCtaccaattaa